In Streptomyces sp. Li-HN-5-11, the sequence GAGTCCGAAGGCGTGGTTCTGCTTGCGGATCTCGATCATGCGGCGGGTCCAGTGCAGCAGCGACGAGGGTGACGCCATGGAGGCCTCGACGTTGGTGACCTGGTAGCCGTGGACCGGGTCCATGATCGTGGGCAGGAAGAGGCGGCCGGGGTCGCAGGAGGAGAAGCCGGCGTTGCGGTCGGGGGTCCACTGCATGGGGGTGCGCACGGCGTCGCGGTCGCCGAGCCAGATGTTGTCGCCCATGCCGATCTCGTCGCCGTAGTACAGGATCGGGCTGCCGGGCAGGGACAGCAGGAGGGCGGTGAAGAGCTCGATCTGGTTGCGGTCGTTGTCGAGGAGGGGGGCGAGGCGGCGGCGGATGCCGATGTTGGCGCGCATGCGGGGGTCCTTGGCGTACTCGGCCCACATGTAGTCGCGTTCCTCGTCGGTGACCATCTCCAGGGTCAGCTCGTCGTGGTTGCGCAGGAAGATGCCCCACTGGCAGCCGGTGGGGATGGCGGGGGTCTTGGCGAGGATCTCGGAGACCGGGTAGCGCGACTCGCGGCGGACGGCCATGAAGATGCGGGGCATGACGGGGAAGTGGAAGGCCATGTGGCACTCGTCGCCGCCGGTGGTGTAGTCGCCGAAGTAGTCGACGACGTCCTCCGGCCACTGGTTCGCCTCCGCCAGCAGGACGGTGTCCGGGAACATGTGGTCGATCTCGCGGCGCACCCGCTTGAGGAACTCGTGCGTGGCGGGGAGGTTCTCGCAGTTGGTGCCCTCCTCCGCGTAGAGATACGGGACGGCGTCCAGCCGGAACCCGTCGATGCCGAGGTCCAGCCAGAAGCGTAGGGCGGCCAGGACCTCCTCCTGCACGGCCGGGTTCTCGTAGTTGAGGTCCGGCTGGTGGGAGAAGAAGCGGTGGAAGTAGTACTGCCTCCGCATCGGGTCGTACGTCCAGTTCGACACCTCCGTGTCGACGAAGATGATGCGCGCGTCGGGATAGCCCTTGTCGTCGTCGGCCCACATGTAGAAGTCGCCGTAG encodes:
- the treS gene encoding maltose alpha-D-glucosyltransferase, with amino-acid sequence MTVNEPVPDIFEDAPARERDPEWFKRAVFYEVLVRSFQDSNGDGVGDLKGLTAKLDYLQWLGVDCLWLPPFFKSPLRDGGYDVSDYTAVLPEFGDLADFVEFVDAAHQRGMRVIIDFVMNHTSDQHPWFQESRKDPDGPYGDFYMWADDDKGYPDARIIFVDTEVSNWTYDPMRRQYYFHRFFSHQPDLNYENPAVQEEVLAALRFWLDLGIDGFRLDAVPYLYAEEGTNCENLPATHEFLKRVRREIDHMFPDTVLLAEANQWPEDVVDYFGDYTTGGDECHMAFHFPVMPRIFMAVRRESRYPVSEILAKTPAIPTGCQWGIFLRNHDELTLEMVTDEERDYMWAEYAKDPRMRANIGIRRRLAPLLDNDRNQIELFTALLLSLPGSPILYYGDEIGMGDNIWLGDRDAVRTPMQWTPDRNAGFSSCDPGRLFLPTIMDPVHGYQVTNVEASMASPSSLLHWTRRMIEIRKQNHAFGLGSYTELQSSNPAVLAFLREYKDDLVLCVNNFSRFAQPTELDLSAFHGRHPVELIGGVRFPAIGELPYLLTLAGHGFYWFRLTRVASRIGRRV